Sequence from the Argentina anserina chromosome 7, drPotAnse1.1, whole genome shotgun sequence genome:
attgaaaaatcagGATATTACAATAACTTAATGTCTACTAAAACATATCACCAACTATATTgccgtcgaaaattaattcCGGCGACACTAGATTTCGCCTTGCCACTAGGCAACATCGATCATTTGACGAAATAAGAAACTCACCGCCTATCTAGAACAGACAAAGCACATTGAGTGCACCTACCAGGATAAAACCCACGTcttattgaaaataataaaacattAACAtctaataaaagaaaatagcaTCAAGCTATAAATATAATTGCCTAAATGGGCCTAATACCTTAATCTAGACCCAGCCCAATATGGTCAAGGCCCAGACTAAGGATTCCGTACTTTAGGGTTTTTTGAGAGAGAGCTTCAGCACCCTATATTAATTAAGGAAATTTGACAAATGAACTCCCACCGACTATAATTACACAATTATCTTTATTTGGAAAaactacttatatatatatatatataacatattAGATAGACAATCtgttaaaaaaacaaacaaaaaagaaaataaaaaacctaaataaattctcttatttattttttaaaatttcgtTTGTGAAGTTACCAAAACAAACTCATACAacccaaaataaaaattgtgtTTTTCATGTATAAGCAATATGAAGTTGAAACGAAAGTGAAATAGAAAATCATATAAAATTGAATACAGtagatgaaaatataattttaatgaACGAGAACATCAATTAGACTAGTTAAATCTTAATAAAAAAGCAAAGTAGACTGAGGCTAGTTTTTtataaaaaggaaagaaataaaataccAAGGTTTAAAACGGAACGTACCGATGTAACCAAACAACACGGAACGTACCGACCCGGTTCAACAAATTGACCCGCCCGACCCGCATTTCTgaggtatatatatacggcTGCTTTCTGGGGTCGAAGAGACAACAAACATGGCTTCCTCCACCAGGGGTCGAAGGAACCGTGAGATCAAACTGCCCAAGGCCGCTGTGCCTCAGGTCAACCAGAAAAAAGATAAGCTTAAAGGTACGCTACGTCCTTTGATTTTCTCAAATCTCgttctcaattttgaaagaaaattgaCAACATTGTGTACTGCCCGTACTAATCTCCGCACACAGGTAAGGAGCTTTCGGTTGAAGAACCTCGAGTTCCACCTCCACCATGTAAGATAttcgattttttttcctttctgtTTTGGCAATTCATCCATGAAACTTAATAGTGAAAAACCTAGGCAGTAATCTCTTTATTCAAAACAAGAAAGAAGAGTTGTACGTGTACCTGGAATCATAGTTTTATTGCCTCTGTAGTCGTATAttgattcttcttcttcttgtcttgtCAAATTATCAACGATGAACAGCTCCCTCCCCCCGCAGAACAGGCATCAAGTCGGCAGAATCCACTTCGGGTATGCTTTATTTATTGTCATTTTAGGGGATCTTCATACTTTGTTCCTATTGTTTTTTGGGACAAGGTATAATGCTGATTCTGTATCATTGTGTGCAGAAGGACCAAACCACACTACGACCAAGGATCCATCTTCAGACAAGGGCATGGCTTCCACAGCCAGGGGTCGAAGGAACCGTAGACGCAAATCGCGCAAGGCCAATGACCATCAAGGTATTGTGTAGAGTACCATCTTTTTATGGAATTCTTGCTTTTCTTTATTGACAAACCTGGATGTTATCTGTTACTTACTGTTCTGATGCTCAAATAATTACTGATTAACAGATAAGCCACACCCCCATGGGTATGCTACTTCTTGTTTTAGAGGATCTATTTCGTTCCCATTGTTTTTTGTAGCAAAGTATAATGTTTATATTATACCATGCAAGTTCTGAGATGTACTTTTCAATCATTGTCTGCAGAAGGACCTATTCACACCAAGGAGGAGGAATATTCTTCTTCCGACGAATGTATACTTTACATTAATTCCACATTTTCTGAGCCAAAATCTACTTCCAATTAAAATGTTtataatataaaaagtaaGTTCTGGAACAAACTTGCTGAAATGTTGCAGATTTGGTTTATCGACCGATTCCAAAGGGGTGTCTTCATTTAGATGTATTGAGACCAAGTGTATTCCACCTACTTTATGATGGTATCATTGGTATGGCTCTCTTTTTGTTTGCAAGTTATCATAGGTTTGCTTGTTTACTGTTTATAGTACGTAATACCTGGACAGACAACTTAGAAGGAGTTTACTTCTCCACTCAAGCAGTTATTTTTGCTCTCTGTGTGATGCATGAATGATGTACACTCCAAGAGTTCAAGTATATCATTTTTTATGGAATCACTGATTTTATTGCGGTGCAGCTACTCATTTATCAAACACTCATCTTATTGGTCTTCTTATGGTTTCACTCAGTGTCATATGGTACATTGTCACTTATGTATTTcccttgtttgtttgttttcctGAAGCGGATGCGAAGAAAGCCAATAGTGACACCATCGACCAGGAAGCTGAGGGTAAGCTTTATACATATACTTTTCTAAGGTTTGCTAAGAATGTTACCTGTGGTATCACTCAGTGTCATATGGTACATGGTGACTTATGTATTTcccttgtttgtttttttttcctgaagCAAATGTGGAGAAATCCAACAGTGGAACCATCGAACAGGAAGCTTTGGGTAAGCTTTATACATATACTTTTCTAAGGTTTGCTAAGAATATTACATGTGGGTTTCCATGGATTAGTTGTGTTGAAAAACTTTTTGTAGGTTTTACTTGGGTATTTGGTCAAGTTAATTTGCTTGGAAACCTCACCAGCCCTTGACCAGCAtacttaatttgttttttttttacagtttACTTATAACTCTGCAGCCTACCATTATGCATAGTAAAATTGTTATCGAGGCAACTCCTTCCCTGCCCATCCTTGTGGCCCGATATACATACAACCTCTGCATTTGCAATTACTCTTTGGAGTTTGTTAGTCAATCTGCTATGCTTgtatcttttgtttttgatacTGGATTAGGTGGAATTTCCTTGGCTTGTTTTTTGAAGTAAAAGCAAGTGTTAATATTTGTTTGTGCACATGCATAACTgactttgagtttttttttaattattttgttttaatattacttggggggggggggggactcTACAAATTTGGAGAGTTTCatattgttattattatttttgtggtAGTTAAGCGGCAATTTTTTCGGAATCCAATACCGTCGGATGACTCGTCAGATACAGGCTCAGGTATGCTTTCTGATATTTATTTCACCTCGGATGGGCTTACATGAGTTCCCAAATGTGCACCATGTCAATGTGAGTTCATTTTCTGATGTCTTGCATCTTTGCAGATGGAGAAGAGCCTTCTAATCCGAATATGTACTGTTATATCTGAAGATCTTTAGCTTGTGATATTCATGGATGCTGCATGTTCTTTGAGAAAAGCTACttctatctttttcttttggccATATTTCCATCCTAGATGTAGCTTGTGATATATCCATGAAAGGCTAGTGCATTGAGAAAATTGATATTTGTCTAAATTTATTACCAAGTGGATGTTTAAATCATACATCTCACATTTGAACCTAATGTAATAGTAAGCACTTCAAGCGAACAAGCCATTACTACCCCAAGCAGTGATTTTGTTATCTCTAGTCTTTACTGGACAGAGAATCTGGAAGACATTGTTACCCCAATCTGGAAATGAAAAAAAGCATTTTGATTAGACATGAAGATCACGACGAGGAACCAAATTAAttaacaatatttttttttggcataAATTGTGTTTTTGACAATGTTTtaaatatcccgatatattttcgatatatttccgataataatgaaacgatacgataagttgTGTATTGGTCTATTATATCGGTTAATTCGAAAAATCAATTCCAATGACGATATATCGTgttaaatccgatatatcggtgcattttcaatttattttttaaaactacgtcgttttgaaaaaataatttaaagaaaatgaaagtttcATCGATAACATTCGATGACAAGAGAGTTTATGATAAATGATcacctttatttttattagttaatactttttatatattttaattgtctaaacaatcaaataattttttatgaagtttatttagtacatttacttctataaatgttgatttctcaagtttatttgggaatattttgatgtatatgtttataaatatgttaaatttaattaaaaattagcaaaaccgataaatccgatatatctcgatatatctccattatatctttattatacaaaaccgatacgatgtcGATAACCGTTATTTAAACCATTGATTTTTAATAGTATGACGAGCTGTTTCAGTGTTTACTAACGAATTTACTTTCATATCAAAGTTTCATCACATTCAACATACTCCTAGTTAATGACATTTATAAACCCTAAGATCTGCAGAATTATTGTGTTTATTAATAAAGATTATAATAAAAGCCTGAATTAATTAGTAGATTTGCATTGAAACGAGTTGTTTACATAAAAGCCACATGTCGATTTTATATTGGTAAGGTAGACCAAATGTCAAGATGACATGGTTCTACGGTTGTATAAACAAATTTCTCGACATAATAGGAGAAAATTTTCAATACTTTCGGAAGACCACGTGGTAATGTCTAGTGGTACTATTCACTTGTTATATTTTTACACGTGGATTTAttacaccaaaattataattttatatatttttattatttgtaaaATAACCTTCATgtgtattgatgattttaaaCTAGAATTtcgggtttagagtttagaatttaaaatttaggtTTTAGGGTATATggctttagagtttagggtataAGAGTGTGAGGTGTAggattttagaaaaaaacaaaaaatagtgtttgataaaataattatatatgatttttttaaattaaattccAAGTgttaaatggtaattacaagAGAATGCCTCGTTTCCGGACCTAAAAATTTCTCACATAATAGGTCGGTTAATTGATCTTGGCGAATGAGTAAATGCCACATGTCAAGACATAACCATCTTACTAACAAGTGTCCGCCATGTGTCGAAATCAGAAAAACCGTTTCTCCAATTGCCACGTGTCACAATGCAAGAATCAGCTCCCCACATGCAACACGTTGCTGCAGCCCAACTTCTTGGTGTCCAAGAAAGTGGGAAATTGACCAATGTTACACGACACGTCACACTCTTATCTAAATTCGATCATATCTTCCGAAAATTGTTAAGAATATCTGCGACTCTAAAAAATTATCTGAAAAATACGACGAATTTGTGGCGACGCctaatttctatttttgagaagaaaaataaaatttaatcaACGTTGAAAAACCAAAATGTTATAATAACTTAATGTCTACTAAAACAGATCTCAAATTATATTGCCGTCGAAAACTAATTCCGGCGACACTAGATTTCACCCTGTCATTAGGCAACATCGACCATTTGATGAAGTAAAGAACTCACCGCATACCTAGAACAGACAAAGCACATTGAGTACACCTACTAGGATAAAACCCACATCTTAttgaaaacaataaaacattAACATCTAATAGAAGAAAATAGCATAAAGCTATAAATATAATTGCCTAAATGGGCTTAATACCTTAATCTAGACCCATCCCAATATGGTCCGGGCCCAGACTAAGGAGAGAAAGGAGATCTCCATCGGCGGCCAGGCCATAATCGTCGTAAAACCACCTTGACTGAACCACCATACCGCCACCTCACGCCACCAAGCCTGCACCAGAACATAGCACCAGAACAAACATGGCTTGCTCCACCCGGGCTCGAAGGAACCGTGAGATCAAACTGCCCAAGGCCGCTGTGCCTCAGTTCAACCAGAAAAAAGATAAGCTTAAATGTACGCGTCCTTTGATTTTCTGAAATCTCGTTCTCAATTTTGACAGAAAATTGACAATATTATGTACTGCCCATACTAATCTCCGCACGCAGGTAAGGAGCTTTCGGTTGAAGAACCTCGAGTTCCACCTCCACCATGTAAGATATTCgatctttttttcctttcttttttggtaattCATCCATGAAACTTAAAAGTGAAGCAGTAATCTCTTTATTCAAAACAAGAAAGAGAGTTGTACGTGTACCTGGAATCATAGTTTTATTGCCTCTGTAGTCTTATAttgattcttcttcttcttgtcttgtCAAATTATCAACGATGAACAGCTCCCTTCCCCCGCAGAACAGGCATCAAGTCGGCAGAACCCACTTCGGGTATGCTTTATTTATTCTTGTTTTAGGGGATCTTCATACTTTGTTCCTATTGTTTTCGGGACAAGGTATAATGTTGATTCTATATCATTGTGTGCAGAAGGACCAAACCCCACTAAGACCAAGGATCCATCTTCAGACAAGGGCATGGCTTCCACAGCCAAGGGTCGAAGGAACCGTAGACGCAAATCGCGCAAGGCCAATGACCATCAAGGTATTGTGTAGAGTACCATCTTTTTATGGAATTCTTGCTTTTCTTTATTGACAAACCTGGATGTTATCTGTTACTTACTGTTCTGATGCTCAAATAATTACTGATTAACAGATAAGCCACACCCCCATGGGTATGCTACTTCTTGTTTTAGAGGATCTATTTCGATCCCATTGTTTTTTGTAGCAAAGTATAATGTTTATATTATACCATGCAAGTTCTGAGATGTACTTTTTTCAATCATTGTCTGCAGAAGGACCTATTCACACCAAGGAGGAGGAATATTCTTCTTCCGACGAATGTATGCTCTACATTAATTCCACATTTTCTGAACCAAAATCTGCTTCCAATTTAAATGtttataatataaaaatt
This genomic interval carries:
- the LOC126802835 gene encoding uncharacterized protein LOC126802835, translated to MASSTRGRRNREIKLPKAAVPQVNQKKDKLKGKELSVEEPRVPPPPSPSPRRTGIKSAESTSEGPNHTTTKDPSSDKGMASTARGRRNRRRKSRKANDHQEGPIHTKEEEYSSSDEYLVYRPIPKGCLHLDVLRPSVFHLLYDGIIADAKKANSDTIDQEAEANVEKSNSGTIEQEALVKRQFFRNPIPSDDSSDTGSDGEEPSNPNMYCYI
- the LOC126802834 gene encoding uncharacterized protein LOC126802834, with protein sequence MACSTRARRNREIKLPKAAVPQFNQKKDKLKCKELSVEEPRVPPPPSPFPRRTGIKSAEPTSEGPNPTKTKDPSSDKGMASTAKGRRNRRRKSRKANDHQEGPIHTKEEEYSSSDEYLVYRPIPKGWLHLDVLRPSRPTFPHLCPFNAGSKKANSDTIDQEAEVAKKANSDTIDQEAQVDCPSRFFRNPLPADVSSDSGSELEEPSDPNVYYYL